Genomic segment of Myxococcus stipitatus:
CGACGGCTGCAGCTCCACGTGCCGCATCGAAATCAACTGAGCGCGAGTCATCGTGAAGAGCCGCTCCGGGATTGATTCCCGGGGCGGCTCGTGACCCGCCCGGAGACCTGGAGCGGGTGCCCCCTGGGGCAAGTGTGACCGCGACGGCAGGCCAGGGGAGCAGGCGGGGAAGGCCTGTTCCCGAGGCTGTCCTCGCGAGGGCGTCGGGGTATCTTCCGCCCGACTCCATGGCGCCCCACCTCCTGCCGCGTGTGCTGCTGCTGCTCTTCCTGACGTGGGCCGTCCCGGCCGGCGCGGGAAATGGCCGGGCTGCGCTGCCTCCCACCTCCGAGGTCCTGGGCATGCTGCGGCGGGTGGAGACCGCCCGCGTGCGCGGCACGTTGCGCGTGCTGGACAGCGAGCTGGAGGAGCAGGGCCGTGCAAGGCCCAAGGACCTGATGCCTCGCGTCTATCGCGCGTGGCTCGCGTTCCCCGCGGATGCGTGCTGGAACGAGCTCAAGGCCCTGTCCACCCTGGAGCCGGAGAACCCCTGGCCGCACCTGGGCATGGGGCTCATCTACATCCGCTGGGGCCTCCTCGCGGAGGCGCGAGGCCCGCTGGCCACCGCGCGGCGCGTGTCGCCCGACTTCGCTCCCGCGCTCTGGGGAGAAGGGCTGCTGTTGCAGGCGGAGGGGAAGCTCGCGGACGCGGAGGCCAGGCTGCGCGAGTCGCTCTCCAAGCTGGACGCGCCCCAGACGCGCACCGCGCTGGGCCTGTTGCTGTCGGGCCTGCCGGGGCGCGAGGCGGAGGCCCGCGCGGAGCTGGTGCGCTCGGTGGACGCGTGGCCGGAGCAGCCGGAGGCCCTGCGCAAGCTGGCCTCCCTGGCCCAGGCCGCGAAGGACGTGGGCGCGGCGGCCGTCGCGGGCGAGAAGCTGGTGGCGCTCAAGCCCGCGGACCGCGAGGCCCACCGCCTCCAGGCGGACCTGTGGCTCGCGGCATCGGAGAAGGACAAGGCCGCGCGCTCGCTGGAGCGGTACGTGGAGCTCGGGGGCTCGGACCCCGCGCCCCTGGCGCTGCTGGCGCGGGTTTACGGGGAGCTGGGCCGCGCGGCGGAGGAAGAGAAGGCGCTGGTGCGCCTCATCGACGTGGAGCTGAAGGACGCCAGGCCCGTGCTCCGGCTCTCGGAGCTGGCCGACGCGCGTGGGGATGTCGCCGCGAGCGAGGCCTTCCTGGTGCGCGCCTCGGAGCGGGCGCCGGAGCGCTCCGACCTCCACGTGCGCCGCGCCCGGCTGTGCCTGAAGCAGGAGCGCTGGAAGGACGCGCTCGTGTCCTATCGCGCGGCGGCCTTGGCGCCGGAGCAGAAGGTGGCCGAGGCGGAGGCGGAGATGGCGGAGCTGGTGCGCCGCTTCCGTCTCCCCGCGACGCCGGCCAAGGGCGTGCCGGACAAGATCTACAGCCGCGTGTCGCTGGGCCTGGTGGCGCTCTACATGGAGCGGCTCAAGGAGAAGCCGGACCTCAAGGGCAACCTCAAGATGCAGGTCCAGGTGGATGCGACGGGGCGGGCCACGCAGGTGAGCGTGCTCTACGACAGCCTTCAGGACCCGCTCATCGCGGGGCATGCCTACTTCGCGTTCATGGACGCGGAGTACCCGCCGGCGGTGGACACGCCCATCTTCCAGTACGTCTTCCGGCCGCCCAGGTAGGAGGCCGGAAGCCGCACGGGGCTCAGCGCTTCTCGAGGATGACGGCGTAGAACTCGATGCCGACGCCCTCGCGGTCCTCCTCGGTGATGTGGCCCAGGGGCAGGCCCAGGAACTCGCGCACCGTCATCACGCCGCCGGGCCCGGGCGTCCAGGGGCCGCACATGTCCAGGTACTCGCGCAGCGAGTAGAGGTGGAAGGACTCACCCATCCGCTGGAACATGCCGACGAACTGCTCCCACCTGGGCGTGCTCAGTCCCGGGGCCTTGGTCTCGAAGGTGGCGAAGACCTTGGAGCCGGGCGCGGCCCACTCGTACAGGTCCGCGAAGAACTTGCGGTTCTCCTCGGCGGGGAGGAACACGGTGATGGCGTTGGCGCCGAAGACCACGCGCCGCTCGCCGTCCAGGAACTCACGGACATCCGGCCGGTGGAGGAACTCCCCCGCGTTGCGGATGTCACATTCCAGGTAGCGGGTGTTGGGATTGCCGCCCAGCAGGTGCTTGCCCGTGGTGATGGTGAGCGGGTTGATGTCGCTGTAGAGCACCTTCGCGTTCGGCAGCACCGAGTGGACGTGGTCGCTGGTGGGCAGGCCCGACGCGAAGTCCACCCAGTGGTGGTAGCCGCCGGCGGACAGGCGCTGGGCCGCGGTGCGCAGACACGCCCGCAGCATGCGCACCCACTTGGGCGTGGAGGGCACGAGCGAGAACATGAACTCGGCGGCCTGGCGGTCCACCTCGAAGTGGTGCGTCCCGCCCAGGGTGTAGTCGTAGATGCGGGCGGCATCGGGAACGTGAGGGTTGACGCCTGGAATGCGAGCCAGCTCCGGGTTGTCCATCCGGTTTTCTCCGTCGGGGGAAGACGTGTGTCGGGGGAAGTTCAGGGGCGCCAGAGCTCGGAGGTCGTCTCCAGGGAGCCGTCGTGCGTCACGCGCGAGGTGCCCACCACCAGAAACGCTCCGTTGCCCAGCGGGACGACGTGGTGCCCCGCGCGAGCCTTTGCCAGCGGCATGCCCGGGGTCCATCCTCCAGTCACCGGGTCCCACAGCTCCACGGCGCTGGTCTCTTCGTAGGGGTCCGAGCGAAGCCCGCCCAGCACCGCGGCGCGTCCGTCGGGCAGCGCGACGAGCGCGGAGCCGGAGCGGGCCACGTCCAGGCTCCCCGTCGCGCTCCACTGACGGGTCCTCGGGTCGAAGACCTCCGCGCTCTTGAGCGGCTCTCCGCCCAGCCACCCTCCCACGACGAGGATGCGGCCATCGGAGAGGGTGACGCCGGAGGGCTCGTCCCGCGACTCGGTGAGCGGATGGGGCGAGGTGCTCCACGCGCGGCCCTGGGGTTCCCAGAGCTCCGTGTTCCGGTCCAGCGGTGGCGCCAGGTGCTGCCCGTCGATGACGGCGAACCCCATGCCGTTGTCGCGCCCGCCCGCGATGACGACGAGCTCGCCGCTCACGCACACAGGCCCGAGATGGAAGAGGCGCACCGTCTGGCCCGCGGGCTCCCAGGCCGGGGCGCCGGGGCGCAGCAGCTCCGCGCGGGTGCCTCGCTCGAGGTCGTGGTCAGCGTCCGAGCCCAGCACCAGCACCGCGCCGTCGCGCAGCACCACGGCGGTGGGCCGCGAGCGCGCCGCCAACAGGGGCGGCCCCGGGCTGTAGCGCCGCGTGGCGGGCTCCCAGAAACGGGTGGAGGCCAGCTCCGTCGTCTCGTCGTCCCGTCCGCCGATGAGCAACACACGCCCGTCCGGCAGCGCCACCGCCGCGTGGTCCTGGCGAGGCTCGGGCAGGGCGGGCACCTCCAGCCACTCCTCCCGGGCGGTGTCCCAGAGCGCGGCGCTCGTCGAGGCGCGAGACCGGACGCCCCGCCCGTCGGGATGTGAGCCCATTCCCCCCGTCAGCAGCGCACCTCCGGCGACGGGCGTCACACGGAAGCCCTCGAGCCAGAGTCCGGAGTAGGGGACGCGCCTGCGCGCGGTGGAGGACGGGCTGGATGTCATTCTCCGCCATCGTATGTCGTTGCGCCGCGTCGTGCCTCACGTCGGGGTGAGGTCGGCGGTGACCTGGGTTCGTCGGGTGCGGGCGCGGACAGGGGCGCGAAGTGTTGAAGCCAGACGTGCCGGGGCGCGGCTTGTCTGTCGCATGTGTCTGGTGATTCTCTGGCGCCCTCGAGCTGAACCGAGGGGGGAAACATGAACCGTGTGCGAAGTCAGTCCGTCGTGGCTGTCTGGCGCGGGTTGCTGTGTGTGTTGTTCCTGGCCGCCTGCGCGGGGCCCGAAGGGTTCGCCCCGTCCGACGAGCCCGTCTCCACCCGCGCCGCCGAGGGGACCTCCCGACAAGGCTCGGTGCTGGCCGGGCGCCACCACTCCCTGGTGCTGAAGGCGGACGGGACGGTGTGGAGCTGGGGCGGCAACAACTATGGCCAGCTGGGCACGGGCTCGATGCGGCAGAACCCGATGCCCGCGCGTGTCTGGCGCTTGTTCAGCATCACCGCCATCGGCGCGGGGGAGCTGCACTCGCTGGCGCTCAAGTCGGACGGGACGGTGTGGAGCTGGGGCGCGAACACGAACGGACAGCTGGGGGATGGCACCACGATTTCCCGCTCGGTGCCCGCGCCGGTGCCGGGGCTGACGAACGTGGTGGCCATCGCCGCGGGCTTCTCCCACTCGATGGTGCTGAAGGCCGACGGCACGGTGTGGGCGTGGGGGCTCAACGCGGCGGGGCAGCTGGGCGATGGGACGTCGACGC
This window contains:
- a CDS encoding SAM-dependent methyltransferase; translated protein: MDNPELARIPGVNPHVPDAARIYDYTLGGTHHFEVDRQAAEFMFSLVPSTPKWVRMLRACLRTAAQRLSAGGYHHWVDFASGLPTSDHVHSVLPNAKVLYSDINPLTITTGKHLLGGNPNTRYLECDIRNAGEFLHRPDVREFLDGERRVVFGANAITVFLPAEENRKFFADLYEWAAPGSKVFATFETKAPGLSTPRWEQFVGMFQRMGESFHLYSLREYLDMCGPWTPGPGGVMTVREFLGLPLGHITEEDREGVGIEFYAVILEKR
- a CDS encoding Kelch repeat-containing protein, giving the protein MTSSPSSTARRRVPYSGLWLEGFRVTPVAGGALLTGGMGSHPDGRGVRSRASTSAALWDTAREEWLEVPALPEPRQDHAAVALPDGRVLLIGGRDDETTELASTRFWEPATRRYSPGPPLLAARSRPTAVVLRDGAVLVLGSDADHDLERGTRAELLRPGAPAWEPAGQTVRLFHLGPVCVSGELVVIAGGRDNGMGFAVIDGQHLAPPLDRNTELWEPQGRAWSTSPHPLTESRDEPSGVTLSDGRILVVGGWLGGEPLKSAEVFDPRTRQWSATGSLDVARSGSALVALPDGRAAVLGGLRSDPYEETSAVELWDPVTGGWTPGMPLAKARAGHHVVPLGNGAFLVVGTSRVTHDGSLETTSELWRP